A window of Pseudomonas mucidolens contains these coding sequences:
- a CDS encoding universal stress protein, whose amino-acid sequence MQAIRSILVVIEPEHSESLALKRAKLIAGVTDAHLHLLVCDKKHEHSAMLSVLKQGLLADGYSVTTEQAWNDSLHETIIEVQQAEGCGLVIKQHFSDSPLKKALLTPADWKLLRYCPTPVLLVKTATPWTEGVILAAVDVGNLDGEHKSLHAAIIDHGFDIASLAKAQLHVISAHPSPMLSAADPVFQLKETIEARYREQCKAFQAEFDIDDARLHIEEGPADVLIPHLAHTLHAAVTIIGTVARTGISGALIGNTAEVVLDAVESDVLVLKPQALMDHLQELASTP is encoded by the coding sequence ATGCAAGCCATCCGCAGCATCCTGGTGGTCATCGAGCCCGAACATTCGGAGAGCCTGGCCCTGAAGCGCGCAAAGCTGATCGCGGGGGTCACCGACGCACATCTGCATTTGCTGGTCTGTGACAAAAAACATGAGCATTCAGCCATGTTGAGTGTGCTCAAGCAGGGATTACTCGCAGACGGCTACAGCGTCACCACTGAACAAGCCTGGAATGACAGCCTGCATGAAACCATCATCGAGGTGCAGCAGGCCGAAGGTTGTGGGCTGGTGATCAAGCAGCACTTTTCTGACAGCCCGCTGAAAAAAGCCCTGCTGACCCCGGCGGACTGGAAGTTGTTGCGTTATTGCCCGACGCCGGTGCTGCTGGTGAAGACCGCCACGCCGTGGACCGAGGGGGTGATCCTGGCCGCCGTCGACGTGGGCAACCTCGACGGCGAGCATAAATCCCTGCATGCCGCGATCATCGACCATGGCTTCGACATCGCCAGCCTGGCCAAGGCACAGCTGCATGTGATCAGCGCCCACCCGTCACCGATGCTGTCGGCCGCCGACCCGGTATTCCAGCTCAAGGAAACCATCGAAGCGCGCTATCGCGAACAGTGCAAGGCGTTTCAAGCCGAGTTCGATATCGATGACGCCCGCCTGCATATCGAGGAAGGCCCGGCAGATGTGCTGATTCCGCACTTGGCCCATACGCTACACGCGGCGGTGACAATCATCGGCACAGTGGCACGCACCGGCATCTCGGGGGCCTTGATCGGCAACACCGCCGAGGTGGTGCTGGATGCGGTGGAAAGCGATGTCCTGGTACTCAAGCCCCAGGCGCTGATGGATCATCTACAGGAACTGGCCAGCACCCCTTGA
- a CDS encoding tRNA-(ms[2]io[6]A)-hydroxylase produces the protein MNLPEIHEFLGCRTPDAWIQAALADQETLLIDHKNCEFKAASTALSLIAKYHGHVDLINMMSRLAREELVHHEQVMRLMKKRKVELRQLSAGRYASGLRKVVRNHEPVKLVDTLVVGAFIEARSCERFEALVPHLDEELGKFYFGLLKSEARHFQGYLKLAYQYGDAKDIAQVIERVRGAEQELIESPDIEFRFHSGVPA, from the coding sequence ATGAACCTGCCCGAAATCCACGAATTCCTCGGCTGCCGCACTCCCGATGCCTGGATCCAGGCGGCGCTGGCCGATCAGGAAACCCTGCTGATCGACCACAAAAACTGCGAATTCAAGGCCGCGAGTACTGCCTTGAGCCTGATCGCCAAATACCACGGTCATGTCGACCTGATCAACATGATGTCGCGCCTGGCGCGGGAAGAACTGGTGCACCATGAACAGGTCATGCGGCTGATGAAAAAGCGCAAGGTTGAACTGCGCCAACTGTCCGCTGGCCGTTACGCTTCGGGTTTGCGCAAGGTTGTGCGCAATCACGAGCCGGTCAAACTGGTGGATACCCTGGTGGTCGGCGCTTTTATCGAAGCCCGCAGTTGCGAGCGTTTCGAGGCGCTGGTGCCGCATTTGGATGAAGAACTCGGCAAGTTCTACTTTGGCCTGTTGAAAAGCGAGGCGCGGCACTTTCAGGGTTATCTGAAACTGGCCTACCAGTACGGCGATGCCAAGGACATCGCCCAGGTGATCGAGCGGGTGAGGGGAGCCGAGCAGGAGCTGATCGAGTCACCCGATATCGAGTTCCGCTTTCACAGTGGCGTGCCAGCCTGA
- a CDS encoding MFS transporter, whose amino-acid sequence MRKDYLAFFISLFLSRLADQILLFIVPLIVFQTTNSVAWAGLAFFVESLPRYLAFPVCGALCDKFSPVRILHISQVYRALACGVAVALYGVFDGIYWLVILSALCGVLTTQGIMAREVVMPHIFKHYTYAKTLSYSQIADQSGLVLGPLVAALMLEVWAWHWVVLGIAGLFVLADLAMLIWQRNTTVNLETFEQHRDIWLQPLRIAFRHIRSLAELRRIIALAVGVNLIIGVTLATSAAMVTGQFAAGKDAYAGVQAAGAVVTIVILFYLARSTLSLKVLGGLSYSMIAAGALITAISPGLWAYTFGFLLVTGFDKMFNVYMRSTRQRVIPVQDFGKTVGVITLLNNLAQPLAGLAIAVLAAPLGTQTVILLLTGITALIGVAVASGWHATVKAELDIG is encoded by the coding sequence ATGCGCAAGGATTACCTGGCTTTTTTCATCTCATTGTTCCTGTCACGGCTGGCGGACCAGATCCTGCTGTTTATCGTGCCGCTGATCGTGTTCCAGACCACCAATAGCGTGGCGTGGGCCGGGCTGGCGTTTTTCGTCGAGTCACTGCCGCGCTATCTGGCATTTCCAGTATGCGGGGCGCTGTGCGACAAGTTCTCGCCAGTGCGCATCCTGCACATCAGCCAGGTTTACCGGGCGCTGGCTTGCGGGGTGGCGGTGGCGCTGTACGGGGTGTTCGACGGCATCTATTGGCTGGTGATCCTGTCGGCGCTGTGTGGCGTATTGACGACCCAGGGCATCATGGCGCGGGAAGTCGTCATGCCACACATCTTCAAGCATTACACCTACGCCAAGACCTTGTCCTATTCGCAGATTGCCGACCAGAGCGGCCTGGTGCTTGGCCCGCTCGTAGCCGCGCTGATGCTGGAGGTGTGGGCCTGGCATTGGGTGGTGTTGGGAATTGCCGGGTTGTTTGTGCTGGCGGACCTGGCGATGCTGATCTGGCAACGCAACACCACGGTAAACCTGGAGACTTTCGAGCAACACCGGGATATCTGGCTGCAACCACTGCGCATTGCGTTCAGACACATTCGTAGCCTGGCGGAATTGAGGCGCATCATTGCGCTGGCGGTGGGGGTGAATCTGATCATCGGCGTGACACTGGCCACGTCTGCGGCCATGGTCACAGGCCAATTCGCGGCGGGCAAAGATGCTTATGCCGGGGTGCAAGCGGCCGGCGCCGTGGTGACTATCGTGATTTTGTTCTACCTGGCGCGCTCGACGCTGTCGTTGAAGGTGCTGGGCGGGCTGTCCTATTCGATGATTGCAGCCGGGGCATTGATCACGGCGATCAGCCCCGGCCTGTGGGCCTACACCTTCGGTTTCCTGCTGGTCACCGGTTTCGACAAGATGTTCAACGTGTATATGCGCAGCACCCGTCAACGGGTAATCCCGGTGCAGGACTTCGGCAAAACGGTGGGTGTGATCACGTTGCTCAACAACCTGGCGCAACCATTGGCCGGGCTGGCGATTGCCGTGCTGGCCGCGCCCTTGGGCACCCAGACGGTGATCCTGCTGCTGACCGGGATCACCGCGCTGATCGGTGTGGCCGTGGCCTCAGGCTGGCACGCCACTGTGAAAGCGGAACTCGATATCGGGTGA
- a CDS encoding acyl-CoA dehydrogenase family protein — MNPADWIGRNETIHDHLSHNLLKRIAATFGDTAPVQGELMPPLWQWCFFQEPMPESALGGDGHPVRGGFLPPADNRNRMWAGGRIEFFHGLRVGESASRVSTITQVEEKTGRTGSLLFVTVRHDYSQGSRLAIREEQDIVYREPTPPKQGFGEALAAGEWCESIEPTPTLLFRYSAVTFNGHRIHYDYPYVTGTEGYPGLVVHGPLIATLSLRAFCRAHPQATLRRLVYRGVRPLIAPQPFEVGVRALCAEFDAGYWRRIDQEKAFPEAFVKALTHAGWLAAMIPLEYGGAGLGLPGYRGRCAGRGGLPD; from the coding sequence ATGAACCCTGCAGACTGGATTGGCCGCAACGAAACGATCCACGATCACCTGAGCCATAACCTGCTGAAGAGAATTGCCGCGACATTCGGCGATACCGCTCCCGTGCAGGGCGAGCTTATGCCGCCGCTGTGGCAGTGGTGCTTTTTCCAGGAGCCAATGCCAGAGTCGGCACTGGGGGGCGATGGCCACCCGGTTCGTGGCGGGTTCCTGCCGCCTGCCGATAATCGCAACCGCATGTGGGCAGGCGGGCGCATCGAGTTCTTCCATGGGCTGCGCGTCGGTGAGTCTGCCAGTCGCGTGTCGACCATCACCCAGGTGGAAGAAAAGACCGGCCGCACCGGCTCGCTGCTGTTTGTCACCGTGCGTCACGATTACTCGCAAGGCAGTCGCCTGGCGATCCGTGAAGAACAGGACATCGTCTACCGCGAGCCCACGCCGCCCAAGCAGGGCTTCGGTGAGGCTCTGGCCGCCGGCGAGTGGTGTGAATCGATCGAGCCGACGCCGACTCTGCTGTTCCGTTACAGCGCCGTGACCTTCAACGGCCACCGCATTCATTACGACTATCCCTACGTCACCGGCACTGAAGGCTATCCGGGATTGGTGGTCCACGGCCCACTGATCGCCACTCTGAGCCTGCGTGCGTTTTGCCGGGCCCATCCTCAAGCAACCTTGCGCCGGTTGGTCTATCGCGGTGTGCGTCCGCTGATTGCGCCGCAGCCGTTTGAGGTGGGCGTGCGTGCCCTCTGCGCGGAATTCGATGCGGGCTACTGGCGCAGGATCGATCAGGAAAAGGCTTTCCCTGAAGCCTTCGTCAAGGCCCTGACCCACGCCGGCTGGCTGGCGGCGATGATCCCGCTGGAGTATGGCGGCGCGGGCCTGGGCCTGCCGGGTTATCGAGGCCGGTGCGCAGGGCGCGGGGGCTTACCAGATTGA
- a CDS encoding TRAP transporter substrate-binding protein, with the protein MLKFSRALFCAATLLTTGLAQAADPILIKFAHVVAENTPKGQGALLFKKLAEERLPGKIKVEVYPNSSLFGDGKEMEALLLGDVQMLAPSLAKFEHYTAQMQIYDLPFLFDDLAAVDRFQAAEGKQLLTAMQDKNILGLAYWHNGLKQLSANKALHDPADARGLKFRVQASSVLEEQFKVIRANPRKMSFAEVYQGLQTGTVNGTENTWSNYESQKVNEVQKYFTESNHGLIDYMVITNATFWNGLPSDVRNVLEKILVEVTVEVNQQAEALNQSAKQLIVDAKTSEIIVLTPEQRQAWREAMRPVWKKFEDEIGADLIKAAEQSNQP; encoded by the coding sequence ATGCTCAAGTTCTCCCGGGCGCTGTTTTGCGCCGCTACCTTGTTGACCACGGGCCTGGCCCAGGCGGCAGATCCGATTCTCATCAAGTTCGCCCACGTGGTGGCAGAAAACACGCCCAAGGGGCAGGGCGCCCTGCTGTTCAAAAAGCTGGCGGAGGAGCGCCTGCCGGGCAAGATCAAGGTCGAGGTCTACCCGAACTCGTCGTTGTTTGGCGATGGCAAGGAAATGGAGGCGCTGTTGCTTGGCGATGTGCAGATGCTGGCCCCGTCCCTGGCCAAGTTTGAGCATTACACTGCGCAAATGCAGATATACGATCTGCCGTTCCTGTTCGATGACCTGGCGGCGGTCGACCGATTCCAGGCCGCCGAGGGCAAGCAGTTGCTCACAGCGATGCAAGACAAAAACATCCTCGGCCTGGCTTATTGGCACAACGGTCTCAAGCAACTATCGGCCAACAAGGCCCTGCATGATCCTGCCGATGCACGCGGCCTGAAGTTTCGCGTGCAGGCCTCCAGTGTGCTCGAGGAGCAGTTCAAGGTGATCCGCGCCAACCCGCGCAAGATGAGCTTCGCCGAGGTGTATCAGGGGCTGCAGACGGGCACTGTCAACGGCACCGAGAACACGTGGTCGAACTATGAAAGCCAGAAGGTCAACGAGGTCCAGAAGTACTTCACCGAGTCCAATCATGGCCTGATCGACTACATGGTGATCACCAACGCCACGTTCTGGAATGGCCTGCCATCGGACGTGCGCAACGTGCTGGAGAAAATCCTGGTGGAGGTCACCGTTGAAGTGAACCAGCAGGCTGAAGCGCTGAACCAATCGGCCAAGCAGTTGATCGTTGACGCCAAGACCAGTGAAATCATCGTGCTGACGCCGGAGCAGCGGCAAGCATGGCGTGAAGCCATGCGCCCGGTGTGGAAGAAATTCGAAGATGAAATTGGTGCCGATCTGATCAAGGCGGCGGAACAATCAAACCAGCCGTAA
- the ampC gene encoding class C beta-lactamase, whose product MYTQVRNTTIFALLLGAGNCMAATDIRTVVDATVLPLMHQQAIPGLSVAIVQHGKAQYFNYGVASKDTQKPVTENTLFEIGSVSKTFTATLAGYAQASGKLNLSAPASQYLLALGGGPFDNISVLNLGTYSAGGLPLQFPNDADNSSKMISYFQHWKPEFEPGAQRLYSNPSLGLFGYLAAQSLKQPFNVAMENTLLPKLGLKHTFVDVPKAQMGLYAQGYDKRDMPVRVGPGALSSEAYGVKSSPADLIHYVAMNINPASLEKPLQQAIAATHTGYYRVDNTLQGLGWEMYAYPTKLDDLLAGNSTSMAMEPHKANWLTPPQPLRAGTLVNKTGSTNGFGAYIAYVPSKAIGIVILANKNYPNAERVKAAHAILSAMDH is encoded by the coding sequence ATGTACACACAAGTGCGCAACACCACAATATTCGCTTTATTGCTGGGTGCGGGCAACTGCATGGCAGCCACCGACATCCGCACCGTGGTAGACGCGACCGTCCTGCCGCTGATGCACCAGCAGGCCATCCCCGGGCTGTCGGTGGCCATCGTGCAGCACGGCAAAGCCCAATACTTTAACTACGGCGTTGCCTCGAAAGACACGCAGAAACCGGTCACTGAAAATACCCTATTTGAAATCGGTTCGGTCAGCAAAACCTTCACTGCCACCCTCGCCGGCTACGCCCAGGCCAGCGGCAAACTGAACTTGTCAGCCCCCGCCAGTCAGTACCTGCTGGCATTGGGCGGCGGGCCTTTCGATAACATTAGCGTGCTCAACCTCGGCACCTACAGCGCGGGCGGCTTGCCATTACAGTTTCCGAACGACGCCGACAACAGCAGCAAGATGATCAGCTACTTCCAGCACTGGAAGCCCGAGTTCGAGCCTGGCGCGCAGCGTCTCTACTCCAACCCGAGCCTGGGTTTGTTCGGCTATCTGGCGGCGCAAAGCCTGAAGCAGCCATTCAACGTCGCGATGGAAAACACCCTGCTGCCGAAGTTGGGGCTCAAGCACACCTTTGTAGACGTGCCCAAGGCGCAAATGGGCCTGTACGCCCAAGGCTATGACAAGCGTGACATGCCGGTGCGCGTCGGCCCTGGCGCCCTGTCCAGCGAAGCCTACGGGGTGAAGAGCAGCCCGGCGGACCTGATCCACTACGTGGCGATGAACATCAATCCGGCCAGCCTGGAAAAGCCGCTGCAACAGGCCATCGCCGCCACCCACACCGGTTACTACCGGGTCGATAACACCCTCCAGGGACTCGGCTGGGAGATGTACGCCTATCCGACCAAGCTTGACGACCTACTCGCCGGTAACTCGACCTCCATGGCGATGGAACCCCACAAGGCCAACTGGCTGACCCCGCCACAACCGTTGCGCGCCGGCACCTTAGTCAACAAGACCGGCTCAACCAATGGTTTTGGCGCTTACATCGCGTATGTGCCGAGCAAGGCCATCGGCATTGTGATCCTGGCCAACAAGAATTACCCCAACGCCGAACGCGTGAAAGCCGCCCACGCCATCTTGAGCGCCATGGACCACTAA
- a CDS encoding LysR family transcriptional regulator produces MLRSHLPLNALRAFEASARHLSFTRAAIELCVTQAAVSHQVKGLEAQLNVTLFKRLPRGLRLTSEGESLLPVLRESFDRIAQTLGQFEGGHYREVLTVGAVGTFAVGWLLPRLAEFQTRQPFIDLRLSTHNNRVDVAAEGLDYAIRFGAGAWHGTEACQLLDAPLTVLCVPPIAEQLQGPADVLKHTLLRSYRSDEWTQWFQAAGLPVDTLVPRSIVFDSSLAMMEAALQGVGIALAPALMFSRQLATDLIRQPFDVGITTGSYWLTRLQSRTETPAMLAFKGWLQERCACNA; encoded by the coding sequence ATGCTCCGTTCTCATTTGCCCCTGAACGCACTACGGGCCTTCGAAGCGTCGGCCCGTCATCTTAGTTTCACTCGGGCGGCCATCGAGTTGTGCGTGACCCAGGCCGCGGTCAGCCATCAGGTCAAGGGGCTGGAGGCGCAGCTCAATGTCACGTTGTTCAAGCGCTTGCCCCGTGGCTTGAGGCTGACCAGCGAAGGCGAAAGCCTATTGCCGGTGCTGCGTGAGTCCTTCGACCGCATCGCCCAGACACTCGGCCAGTTCGAAGGCGGACACTACCGCGAAGTGCTGACCGTCGGCGCGGTGGGCACCTTTGCCGTGGGCTGGCTGCTACCGCGGCTGGCTGAATTCCAGACGCGGCAGCCGTTTATCGATCTGCGCTTGTCGACTCACAATAACCGCGTTGACGTCGCCGCCGAAGGCCTGGACTACGCGATTCGCTTCGGTGCTGGCGCCTGGCACGGGACCGAAGCCTGTCAATTGCTCGATGCTCCGCTGACGGTGCTGTGTGTGCCGCCGATAGCTGAGCAATTGCAGGGCCCGGCGGATGTGTTGAAGCACACCTTGCTACGGTCCTATCGCAGCGACGAGTGGACGCAATGGTTCCAGGCGGCCGGTTTGCCCGTCGATACGCTGGTGCCGCGCAGCATTGTGTTCGACTCGTCATTGGCGATGATGGAGGCGGCGTTGCAAGGCGTCGGCATTGCGCTGGCGCCTGCGCTGATGTTCTCGCGACAATTGGCCACGGACCTGATCCGGCAGCCGTTTGATGTGGGAATCACCACCGGCAGTTATTGGCTGACACGCTTGCAGTCACGTACCGAAACGCCGGCGATGCTGGCCTTCAAAGGCTGGTTGCAGGAGCGTTGTGCCTGCAACGCGTAG
- the yghX gene encoding YghX family hydrolase, with translation MTRLTAKDFAPELLELYDGYAHGKINRREFLDRAALFTLGGLTASALLASLSPDYALAEQVKFTDPDIVADYITYPSPKGNGEVRGYLVRPAKADGKLPAVVVVHENRGLNPYIEDVARRLAKAGFIALAPDGLTSVGGYPGNDEKGVELQKTVAPAKLMNDFFAAIEWLMHHDTSTGKVGITGFCYGGGVANAAAVAYPELGAAVSFYGRQPEAKDVPRIKAPVMLHFGELDTRINEGWPAYEKALKAAGTPYEAYIYKAANHGFHNDSTPRYDEAAANLAWERTLGWFRKYLA, from the coding sequence ATGACTCGCCTGACCGCCAAAGACTTCGCCCCTGAACTGCTGGAACTCTACGACGGCTATGCCCACGGCAAGATCAACCGACGCGAGTTTCTCGATCGCGCGGCGCTGTTCACCTTGGGCGGCCTGACGGCTTCGGCGCTGCTGGCCTCCCTGAGTCCCGACTACGCACTGGCTGAACAGGTGAAGTTTACCGATCCGGACATCGTCGCCGACTACATCACCTATCCCTCGCCCAAGGGCAACGGCGAGGTGCGGGGCTATCTGGTGCGCCCGGCGAAAGCCGACGGCAAGCTGCCCGCGGTAGTGGTCGTGCATGAAAATCGTGGCCTCAACCCCTACATCGAGGACGTCGCTCGGCGTTTGGCCAAGGCAGGCTTTATCGCCCTGGCCCCCGATGGCCTGACGTCGGTGGGCGGCTACCCTGGCAACGATGAAAAAGGTGTTGAACTGCAGAAAACCGTCGCCCCGGCCAAGTTGATGAACGACTTTTTCGCCGCCATCGAATGGCTGATGCATCACGACACAAGCACCGGCAAGGTCGGCATCACCGGTTTCTGCTATGGCGGCGGCGTGGCCAACGCCGCCGCGGTGGCCTACCCGGAACTCGGCGCGGCCGTGTCGTTTTACGGACGCCAGCCCGAGGCCAAGGATGTTCCCAGGATCAAGGCACCGGTGATGCTGCACTTCGGTGAGCTGGATACGCGGATCAACGAGGGCTGGCCGGCGTATGAAAAGGCCTTGAAGGCGGCCGGCACTCCCTATGAAGCCTATATCTACAAGGCTGCCAACCACGGCTTTCACAACGATTCCACCCCACGCTACGACGAGGCCGCGGCGAATCTGGCGTGGGAAAGGACGTTGGGGTGGTTTCGCAAATACCTGGCGTAA
- a CDS encoding PaaI family thioesterase encodes MQPPSLQDTTAPDGICYGCGARNPDGLHIKSRWDDDAVHVVAEHLPDAKYSGWPDLVYGGLIAMLVDCHSNWTAMAYHYRAQNREPGDLPRIDCVTGNLGIKFIKPTPMGVPLTLRARVEGEVGRKTRVVCEVYAAEVLTAVGDSIFVRVDTGQLAASAHGRPA; translated from the coding sequence ATGCAACCGCCTTCCCTGCAAGACACCACCGCGCCTGACGGCATCTGTTACGGCTGCGGCGCGCGTAATCCCGACGGCCTGCACATCAAAAGCCGCTGGGATGACGACGCTGTCCATGTCGTCGCCGAGCATCTGCCCGATGCCAAATACAGCGGTTGGCCGGACCTGGTCTACGGCGGACTGATCGCAATGCTGGTGGACTGCCACTCCAACTGGACCGCCATGGCCTATCACTACCGGGCGCAAAACCGCGAGCCCGGCGACCTGCCGCGCATCGACTGCGTCACCGGTAACCTGGGCATCAAGTTCATCAAGCCCACGCCGATGGGCGTGCCGCTGACCCTGCGGGCCAGGGTCGAAGGCGAGGTCGGGCGCAAGACCCGCGTGGTCTGCGAGGTCTATGCCGCAGAGGTGCTGACGGCCGTTGGCGACTCGATCTTCGTGCGGGTCGATACCGGACAATTGGCGGCATCAGCGCATGGTCGGCCGGCCTAG